The Muribaculum intestinale genome includes the window CGGCGATTTATTGCCAGCTCTCTGGGGTGAGGATTATGCCTCCCATGTGGCTGAGCTTAGTGCCGCCGATAATAATTTCCGTCGCATCTACAAACGTCTTTTCCCCGAGGCCATAATCTGACCTGAATTCCCACTTAGCATTACTCTATGCCAAAATTCGCAACAAAGTGTCTGCTCTGCATGTTTACATTGATGATGTGGGCTTGTGCAGGAGCATCACCCTCATCCGACAATAAATCAAATCCTGAAAACGACATGACTGAATCCGACTCCATCCCAATGACCACACCCTCGGCCGAGGGCGATGTGCTGGTTGACATCTCGACAACTGCCGGCGATATACAGGTGCGCCTTTTCGGCGATACACCGAAGCATCGCGACAATTTCCTCAAACTTGTGAATGAGGGATACTACAACGGTGTGCTTTTTCACCGCGTCATAAATGAATTCATGATTCAGACCGGTGACCCCGATTCGAAAAATGCATCGGCCGGACAGTCGCTCGGAACCGGTGGCCCCGGATATACCATTGAGTCTGAAATAGTATATCCGCGCCATTTCCATCGCAAGGGTGCGCTTGCCGCTGCTCGCCAGGCCGACCAGGTGAACCCTGAGCGCCGCAGTTCGGGCTCGCAGTTCTACATTGTGACCGGAAAAGCATACAACGACGGCCAGCTCAAGCAGATGGAAAATCAGATGAAGATGATGCAGCAGCAGGGCATATTCAATCGTCTGGCAGCGGAGAACCGCAGCAAAATCATGGAAATGCGCCGTAATAATGACCAGGCCGGCATACAGAAACTGCAGGAGGAACTGATTGCTGTCACAGAAAAAGAGGCGGCTGCAAATCCC containing:
- a CDS encoding peptidylprolyl isomerase → MPKFATKCLLCMFTLMMWACAGASPSSDNKSNPENDMTESDSIPMTTPSAEGDVLVDISTTAGDIQVRLFGDTPKHRDNFLKLVNEGYYNGVLFHRVINEFMIQTGDPDSKNASAGQSLGTGGPGYTIESEIVYPRHFHRKGALAAARQADQVNPERRSSGSQFYIVTGKAYNDGQLKQMENQMKMMQQQGIFNRLAAENRSKIMEMRRNNDQAGIQKLQEELIAVTEKEAAANPVTLTPEQRKVYGTVGGTPHLDGQYTVFGEVTKGLDVVDKIQQMPTGAADRPLEDVRILKMTVVK